In one window of Erigeron canadensis isolate Cc75 unplaced genomic scaffold, C_canadensis_v1 Conyza_canadensis_unscaffolded:19, whole genome shotgun sequence DNA:
- the LOC122584268 gene encoding uncharacterized protein LOC122584268, which translates to MQKAKQIDDKPETVTFRAVSANEEGRKVVEKTEVQTHNPDTLKHIEKKLIDKGLHRLDRHPRDGIPLEKQSKGGRGGKYTWDGPGGMIDDELDPGPEVMDEKDPNYVSEEEEERVARENEGAVVGQVDVAKVAQQGVARIDVDPHLKVA; encoded by the coding sequence aTGCAAAAAGCAAAGCAAATCGACGACAAGCCTGAAACGGTGACGTTTCGAGCAGTAAGCGCAAatgaagaaggaagaaaagTAGTAGAAAAAACCGAAGTACAAACTCACAACCCTGACACACTCAAACACATAGAAAAAAAGCTCATAGACAAAGGCTTGCACCGGTTGGACCGTCACCCGAGAGACGGGATACCGCTCGAGAAACAGTCGAAAGGCGGTCGGGGTGGCAAGTACACGTGGGATGGACCGGGTGGAATGATTGATGATGAGTTGGACCCGGGTCCGGAAGTAATGGATGAGAAGGACCCGAATTATGTGAGTGAAGAGGAGGAAGAGCGGGTCGCTAGAGAGAACGAGGGGGCGGTAGTTGGTCAAGTTGATGTGGCGAAAGTGGCTCAACAAGGTGTTGCGAGGATTGATGTTGATCCTCACTTAAAAGTTgcttag